A single genomic interval of Actinomycetota bacterium harbors:
- a CDS encoding polymer-forming cytoskeletal protein yields the protein MRSVVSRNHLVASRLAALAALVTLAVFATPDPAFARSTQDGRKNRVVVTGGVDVRLGERTGSVVVFDGPVVIGGDVKGSVVAFNGSIRVTGRVTDNVVAVKGRAVIAEGADVGGDVMSSRRPVVAPGATVKGAVRRENFANYFRALGWFLWFAWWLAVSVSVFALGLLLFALAPQVAPAAVDVARSRAGTAVAWGLAMAVGLPIVSVLLLLTLVGIPLGLIGLLSLAILYGLGYALAALVLGRALIKEPRRAVLAFCAGLLILRVIDLVPVIGNLVTFAATVFGLGALTVAGWRAARGSPATAPEHLSAGGTAPQVAP from the coding sequence ATGCGCTCGGTCGTCTCACGCAATCACCTCGTTGCCTCACGTCTCGCCGCTCTGGCGGCCCTCGTCACCCTGGCCGTCTTCGCTACGCCCGACCCCGCGTTCGCACGGAGCACCCAGGACGGCCGCAAGAACCGGGTCGTGGTCACCGGCGGCGTCGACGTGCGCCTCGGCGAACGCACCGGCAGCGTTGTCGTCTTCGACGGCCCCGTGGTGATCGGCGGCGACGTGAAGGGCTCGGTGGTCGCCTTCAACGGCAGCATTCGTGTGACGGGCAGAGTCACCGACAACGTCGTGGCCGTGAAGGGCCGAGCCGTCATCGCAGAGGGCGCCGATGTCGGTGGCGACGTGATGTCGTCCCGTCGGCCGGTCGTCGCGCCGGGCGCCACCGTGAAGGGCGCCGTCCGCAGGGAGAACTTCGCCAACTACTTCCGCGCCCTGGGCTGGTTCCTGTGGTTCGCGTGGTGGCTGGCCGTGAGCGTCTCGGTCTTCGCGCTCGGCCTGCTGCTCTTCGCGCTGGCGCCGCAGGTGGCCCCCGCCGCTGTCGACGTCGCCCGCAGTCGTGCGGGGACGGCCGTCGCTTGGGGGCTCGCGATGGCCGTCGGCCTCCCGATCGTGTCGGTCCTGCTGCTGCTCACGCTCGTCGGCATCCCGCTCGGCCTCATCGGTCTGCTCTCGCTCGCCATTCTCTACGGCCTGGGCTACGCCCTGGCCGCCCTCGTCCTCGGACGCGCGTTGATCAAGGAGCCGCGCCGCGCCGTGCTCGCGTTCTGCGCGGGACTGCTCATCCTGCGCGTGATCGACCTCGTCCCGGTGATCGGCAACCTCGTCACCTTCGCCGCCACGGTGTTCGGCCTGGGCGCCCTGACCGTCGCGGGGTGGCGGGCGGCGCGTGGCTCACCTGCGACGGCACCCGAGCACCTCAGCGCAGGCGGAACCGCGCCTCAGGTCGCCCCCTGA
- a CDS encoding SMP-30/gluconolactonase/LRE family protein, with translation MPLAAGGQGRRSLRRIGDFTLTWGESLRWDDRRGRLYCVDCAAQTLHWLDHGEPPLQTLKLPTMPAGLVLTEGHELVACLDDGLHVVDPDAGTSVLLARYPEGMHGRANDAGADGSGNLVTGTLNIAPGPGAVWWFSALDGWRLIDDDFGNANGPVVIDVGGESTLVFADTQARAVYAYPYDGATGTVGERRVFGDHAVLDGAPDGATADTDNGVWSCVLRSGKLARYTDAGLDRVLALPMANPSDVVFGGPDLDRLFMTSIALDLGEGIAPAPEAGWLLAFDELGVRGRPEARFRLR, from the coding sequence ATGCCACTGGCCGCGGGAGGCCAAGGGAGACGATCGTTGCGGCGAATCGGCGACTTCACGCTCACCTGGGGCGAGAGCCTGCGATGGGACGACCGCCGCGGGCGGCTCTACTGCGTCGACTGCGCGGCCCAGACGCTCCACTGGCTCGACCACGGCGAGCCGCCGCTGCAGACGCTGAAGCTGCCCACCATGCCTGCCGGTCTGGTACTGACCGAGGGACACGAGCTGGTGGCGTGCCTCGACGACGGCTTGCACGTGGTCGACCCCGACGCCGGAACCTCGGTGCTGCTCGCGCGCTACCCCGAGGGAATGCACGGCCGCGCCAACGACGCGGGCGCCGACGGTTCCGGCAATCTCGTCACCGGCACACTCAACATCGCGCCCGGCCCGGGGGCGGTGTGGTGGTTCTCCGCGCTCGACGGATGGCGACTGATAGACGACGACTTCGGCAACGCCAACGGTCCGGTCGTGATCGACGTCGGTGGGGAGTCGACGCTCGTGTTCGCGGACACGCAGGCCCGCGCGGTCTACGCCTATCCGTACGACGGTGCGACAGGGACCGTGGGCGAGCGCCGGGTGTTCGGTGACCACGCGGTCCTCGACGGCGCGCCGGATGGCGCGACGGCGGACACCGACAACGGGGTGTGGAGCTGTGTGCTCCGCAGCGGGAAGCTCGCGCGTTACACCGACGCCGGTCTCGACCGGGTGCTGGCCCTGCCGATGGCCAACCCCAGCGACGTCGTATTCGGAGGGCCCGACCTCGACCGGCTGTTCATGACGTCGATCGCTCTCGACCTCGGTGAAGGGATCGCGCCGGCGCCCGAAGCCGGCTGGCTGCTCGCATTCGACGAACTCGGCGTCAGGGGGCGACCTGAGGCGCGGTTCCGCCTGCGCTGA